The Ictidomys tridecemlineatus isolate mIctTri1 chromosome 6, mIctTri1.hap1, whole genome shotgun sequence genome includes a region encoding these proteins:
- the Mlnr gene encoding motilin receptor, which yields MGSPWNGSAGPEGAREPPWASLPMCDERRCSTFPLRTLVPVTVVCLGLFAVGVSGNVVTVLLIGRYRDMRTTTNLYLGSMAVSDLLILLGLPFDLYRLWRSRPWVFGSLLCRLSLYLGEGCTYATLLHMTALSVERYLAICRPLRARVLITRRRVRALIGALWAVALLSAGPFFFLVDVEQDPSIYPIVDLNGTEQHTFLSSVPPPLLPSRAPLSSPLSGPEAAAAAALFSRECRPSRARLGTLRVMLWVTTAYFFLPFLCLSVLYGLIGRELWKNRDPLQGPAALGRERSHRQTVRVLLVVVLAFVACWLPFHVGRIIYINTKDSRMMYFSQYFNIVALQLFYLSASINPILYNLISKKYRAAARKLLLAKRSKPRGFCRSKDTGGDPGGDTGVTVGYTETSANTKTMA from the exons ATGGGTAGCCCCTGGAACGGCAGCGCTGGCCCCGAGGGCGCGCGGGAGCCGCCTTGGGCCTCGCTGCCAATGTGCGACGAGCGCCGCTGCTCCACCTTCCCCCTGAGGACGCTGGTGCCGGTGACCGTCGTGTGCCTGGGCCTGTTCGCCGTCGGGGTGAGCGGGAACGTGGTGACCGTGCTGCTGATCGGGCGCTACCGGGACATGCGGACCACCACCAACTTGTACCTGGGCAGCATGGCCGTGTCCGACCTGCTCATCCTTCTCGGGCTCCCCTTCGACCTGTACCGCCTCTGGCGCTCCCGGCCCTGGGTGTTCGGGTCGCTGCTCTGCCGCCTGTCCCTGTACCTGGGCGAGGGCTGCACCTACGCCACTCTGCTGCACATGACAGCCCTCAGCGTCGAGCGCTACCTGGCCATCTGCCGTCCGCTGCGTGCCCGCGTCCTCATCACCCGGCGCCGCGTCCGCGCGCTCATCGGTGCTCTCTGGGCGGTGGCCCTGCTCTCCGCCGGACCCTTCTTTTTTCTGGTGGACGTCGAGCAGGACCCCAGCATCTACCCGATCGTGGACCTTAACGGCACTGAGCAACACACCTTCTTGTCCAGCGTGCCGCCGCCCCTCTTGCCTTCGCGGGCGCCACTGTCGTCCCCGCTCTCTGGACCTGAGGCTGCAGCGGCCGCGGCGCTGTTCAGCCGCGAGTGCAGGCCAAGCCGCGCACGGTTGGGTACATTGCGGGTCATGCTGTGGGTTACCACTGCCTActtcttcctgcccttcctgTGCCTCAGTGTCCTCTACGGGCTCATCGGGCGAGAGCTGTGGAAGAACCGAGATCCCCTGCAAGGTCCTGCCGCCCTGGGGCGGGAGAGGAGCCACCGGCAGACAGTCCGCGTCCTGC TGGTGGTGGTTTTGGCATTTGTAGCTTGCTGGTTGCCTTTCCACGTTGGCAGAATCATTTACATAAACACCAAAGATTCCCGGATGATGTACTTCTCTCAGTACTTCAACATTGTCGCTCTGCAACTATTCTATCTGAGTGCATCCATCAACCCAATCCTCTACAACCTCATTTCCAAGAAGTACAGAGCAGCCGCCCGTAAACTGCTGCTTGCAAAACGGTCCAAACCAAGAGGTTTCTGCAGAAGCAAGGACACTGGGGGGGACCCTGGGGGAGACACTGGAGTTACAGTTGGCTACACAGAGACCAGTGCTAACACAAAGACAATGGCCTAA